The proteins below are encoded in one region of Desulfuromonas acetexigens:
- the larA gene encoding nickel-dependent lactate racemase translates to MTKIPLKYGTATLTCDLPGARVLRPATIASPPSPRELIASALAAPIASPPLEAIVRPGENVVIVTSDITRYTGSEHYLPLLVERLNACGVLDKEIAVVIALGIHRKQSEAEQLKILGSLFGRIAVFDHDCDDPAQLVDLGVTATGIPVRINRRVAEADRVIVTGTAGFHYFAGFGGGRKGLVPGVAARETCMATHFSVFNPPEVGGKHPLAKTGILDGNPVHTALLEAARMVRCDFLLNTVLAPDKQILGVFCGELDAAHRAACELAREFYTVPLEQPADLAVVSCGGHPKDINFIQSQKAFDYGVQALRPGGTLILLAACPDGFGNPTFFDWFRYQDLDTFEAALRARYEINGQTAHATLSKARQYRVILVSGFSAEQTTAMGMEKAADLDAALELAKAGLSTSPRIVVIPDGGTVLPEVKS, encoded by the coding sequence TTGACCAAGATCCCCCTCAAATACGGCACCGCGACCCTCACCTGCGATCTTCCCGGGGCGCGGGTGCTGCGCCCGGCGACCATCGCGTCGCCGCCCTCCCCTCGGGAGCTGATCGCGTCGGCCTTGGCTGCGCCCATCGCCTCCCCCCCACTGGAGGCGATTGTCCGCCCCGGCGAGAATGTGGTGATCGTCACTTCCGACATCACCCGCTACACCGGCAGCGAGCACTACCTGCCCCTGCTGGTCGAGCGCCTCAACGCCTGCGGCGTGTTGGATAAGGAGATCGCCGTCGTCATTGCCCTCGGCATCCACCGCAAGCAGAGCGAGGCCGAGCAGCTCAAGATTCTCGGCTCACTCTTCGGCCGCATCGCCGTCTTCGATCACGATTGCGACGATCCGGCGCAGCTGGTCGATCTCGGCGTCACCGCCACGGGCATCCCGGTACGCATCAACCGGCGGGTGGCCGAGGCCGACCGGGTGATCGTCACCGGCACCGCCGGTTTCCACTATTTCGCCGGCTTCGGCGGCGGCCGCAAGGGGCTGGTCCCCGGTGTCGCGGCCCGGGAAACCTGCATGGCCACCCACTTTTCGGTCTTCAATCCGCCAGAGGTCGGCGGCAAGCATCCCCTGGCGAAAACCGGCATTCTCGACGGCAACCCGGTCCACACCGCTCTGCTCGAAGCGGCGCGGATGGTGCGTTGCGACTTCCTTCTCAACACCGTCCTTGCCCCCGACAAGCAGATCCTCGGTGTCTTCTGTGGCGAACTCGATGCCGCCCATCGTGCCGCCTGCGAGCTCGCCCGCGAGTTCTACACCGTCCCCCTGGAGCAGCCCGCCGATCTGGCCGTCGTCTCCTGCGGCGGGCATCCCAAGGACATCAATTTCATCCAGTCGCAGAAGGCCTTCGATTACGGCGTTCAGGCCCTGCGCCCCGGCGGCACGTTGATTCTGCTCGCCGCCTGCCCCGATGGCTTCGGCAATCCGACCTTCTTCGACTGGTTCCGCTATCAGGATCTGGACACCTTCGAAGCGGCGCTGCGGGCGCGCTACGAAATCAACGGCCAGACCGCCCACGCCACGTTGAGCAAGGCCCGCCAGTACCGGGTGATTCTGGTCAGCGGTTTCAGCGCCGAGCAGACCACCGCCATGGGGATGGAGAAGGCCGCCGATCTCGACGCCGCCCTGGAACTGGCAAAAGCAGGATTGTCGACATCCCCCCGGATTGTGGTCATCCCCGACGGCGGCACGGTCCTGCCCGAGGTCAAGTCATGA
- a CDS encoding sensor domain-containing diguanylate cyclase, with the protein MTREETLAQVLQSDSLPTLPAVAAKLLAIASREETTMAEIADLVSMDVALSAKILKVVNSAFYSFPQSIGSIHKAVSVLGTNAVRSLVLSFSLLSIKAKRTGEAFDYDAFWSRSLAAGVAAKLIMSQMKQTDPEEIFIAGMLQNVGEMILARAFPQQYPPLREQAGGDEERLLALEQAAFAADHAFIGAKVLQHWKLPSSLVLPTAYHHSLDQFKGGKPELLRTARVVYLSSLLSGMFYSQRPDLLHKQFRTEAARLLRFDGRVLDRIENSVQAEINQTARYFDLNLVFEHPIEELLQEANQKLAQLNMSYEQVNRELLRAKMELFRVNKELREKNARLEALANVDALTEAYNHRYFQNFLRDEVRRIKRNGKPLALAMIDVDNFKKFNDEHGHQTGDFVLREVCRVAATMLREHDLFARYGGEEFVCVWPETDPDHARELAEALRLAISTHTFEQGLERYGVTVSLGLSGCLGDSEEAAPDALIGMADQALMTAKKNGKNRVEVYSPKTKWFKFKN; encoded by the coding sequence ATGACCCGCGAAGAGACCCTGGCCCAGGTCCTCCAGTCGGACAGCCTGCCGACGTTGCCGGCGGTGGCGGCCAAGCTTTTGGCCATCGCCTCGCGGGAAGAGACAACCATGGCCGAGATCGCCGATCTGGTCTCGATGGACGTGGCCCTCTCGGCGAAAATCCTCAAAGTGGTCAACTCGGCCTTTTACAGCTTTCCCCAGTCCATCGGCTCGATCCACAAAGCGGTCTCGGTCCTCGGCACCAACGCTGTGCGCAGCCTCGTCCTCTCCTTTTCGCTGCTCAGCATCAAGGCCAAACGCACCGGCGAAGCCTTCGACTACGATGCCTTCTGGAGTCGCTCCCTGGCGGCCGGGGTCGCGGCCAAGCTGATCATGAGCCAGATGAAGCAGACCGATCCCGAGGAGATTTTCATCGCCGGGATGCTGCAGAACGTCGGCGAAATGATCCTGGCTCGCGCCTTCCCCCAGCAGTACCCGCCCCTGCGCGAGCAGGCCGGCGGCGACGAGGAACGCCTGCTGGCTTTGGAGCAGGCGGCTTTCGCGGCGGATCATGCCTTCATCGGCGCCAAGGTGCTGCAACACTGGAAATTGCCCTCATCGCTGGTGCTGCCCACCGCCTACCACCACAGCCTCGATCAGTTCAAGGGGGGCAAACCGGAACTGCTGCGCACCGCCCGGGTCGTCTATCTCTCCTCGCTTCTCTCGGGCATGTTCTATTCGCAGCGCCCCGACCTGCTGCACAAGCAGTTTCGCACCGAGGCCGCGCGCCTGCTACGCTTCGACGGCCGGGTGCTGGACCGTATCGAAAACAGCGTGCAGGCCGAGATCAACCAGACCGCCCGCTACTTCGACCTCAACCTGGTCTTCGAGCACCCGATCGAGGAGCTGTTGCAGGAAGCCAACCAGAAGCTGGCCCAGCTAAACATGTCCTACGAGCAGGTGAACCGCGAGCTGCTGCGGGCGAAAATGGAGCTCTTCCGGGTGAACAAGGAACTGCGGGAAAAGAACGCGCGGCTGGAGGCGCTGGCCAACGTCGACGCCTTGACCGAAGCCTATAATCACCGCTATTTCCAGAATTTCCTCCGTGACGAGGTGCGCCGCATCAAACGCAACGGCAAGCCCCTGGCCCTGGCCATGATCGACGTGGATAACTTCAAGAAGTTCAACGACGAGCATGGCCACCAAACCGGCGACTTCGTGCTGCGGGAAGTTTGCCGTGTCGCCGCGACCATGCTGCGCGAACACGATCTCTTCGCCCGCTACGGCGGCGAGGAGTTCGTCTGCGTCTGGCCGGAAACCGACCCGGATCATGCCCGGGAACTGGCCGAGGCGCTCCGTCTGGCGATTTCCACCCATACCTTCGAACAGGGGCTGGAGCGTTACGGGGTCACGGTCAGCCTCGGGCTCTCCGGCTGCCTCGGCGACTCGGAGGAGGCGGCCCCCGACGCCCTCATCGGCATGGCCGACCAGGCGCTGATGACCGCCAAAAAAAACGGCAAGAACCGGGTGGAAGTCTATTCCCCCAAGACCAAGTGGTTTAAATTCAAGAACTGA